A part of Flavobacteriaceae bacterium GSB9 genomic DNA contains:
- a CDS encoding BatA and WFA domain-containing protein — MQFKHPELLYALFLLLIPIIVHLFQLRKFQKVDFTNVAFLKAATMQTRKSSQIKKWLILLTRMLLLATLVFAFAQPFTTKNNSFKTEKETVIYLDNSFSMQAKGKQGVLFKRAIQDLITNIPEDENVTIITNNSRFKNTSIKAIKNDLLQMEYSANTISTEAALLKSKSAFSNKNGIEKNIVLISDFQGLDANFRPEPDSTTQLNLVKLEPVNRNNIWVDSAFISKKGANGIDLNIILRNSGTPIDNFPISLFNNDTLIAKTSVSINKRAETIFSIPANEVINGKITINDANLPFDNTLFFNINKTPKINVLAINAADDSFLKRLYTDDEFNYSSTQVNQLDFNLIDSQHLIVLNELDDIPLSLSVALQQFAKQDGAIVIIPSKNINTESYNQFLANYNNRFSELNPTEKRVTTINYGHPLFKNGVFEKQVKNFQYPSVNSFYKLALNTMAPVLQFEDGAPFLVQSQNVYVFTSALNQENSSFQNSQLIVPTLYNIGRQSHKTPELYYTIGNENTFDIETQMQQDAVLSLIKDEVNIIPKQQYFNNKVVVYTSETPDISGIYAVKNKNKTVKNLSYNYNRDESNLNYKDLSALKNVTVSNSFTKTFDALKSDSKVNALWKWFVIFALALLLIEMLILKFFK, encoded by the coding sequence ATGCAGTTTAAACACCCTGAACTTCTTTACGCGCTTTTTTTACTGCTCATTCCTATTATTGTTCATTTATTTCAACTTCGGAAATTCCAAAAAGTAGATTTTACCAATGTGGCCTTTTTAAAGGCAGCTACCATGCAAACCCGTAAAAGTTCGCAAATAAAAAAATGGCTGATTTTATTAACCCGAATGTTACTTTTAGCAACTCTTGTTTTTGCTTTTGCACAACCTTTTACCACTAAAAACAACAGCTTTAAAACAGAAAAGGAAACGGTTATCTATCTCGATAATTCGTTTAGCATGCAGGCCAAAGGTAAACAGGGCGTTTTGTTTAAGCGTGCCATTCAAGATTTGATTACTAATATTCCTGAAGACGAAAACGTAACCATTATAACCAATAACAGCAGGTTTAAAAACACTTCCATAAAGGCTATAAAAAATGATTTGTTGCAAATGGAATATAGCGCCAACACTATTTCAACGGAAGCTGCCCTACTAAAAAGTAAGTCGGCGTTTAGCAATAAAAATGGCATTGAAAAAAATATTGTTCTCATTTCAGATTTTCAAGGATTAGACGCCAATTTTCGTCCAGAACCAGATTCTACAACCCAACTAAATCTTGTGAAACTCGAACCAGTAAACCGTAACAACATTTGGGTCGATAGTGCTTTTATTTCTAAAAAAGGTGCCAATGGCATAGACTTGAACATTATTTTGAGAAATAGTGGAACTCCCATAGATAACTTTCCTATTTCGCTATTTAATAACGATACCTTAATTGCTAAAACATCGGTTAGCATCAATAAACGGGCAGAAACCATATTTTCAATTCCCGCCAATGAGGTCATTAATGGAAAAATAACTATAAACGATGCCAACCTACCATTCGATAACACATTATTTTTCAATATTAATAAAACGCCAAAAATTAATGTTTTGGCTATTAATGCAGCAGACGATTCATTTTTAAAGCGCCTTTATACCGATGATGAATTTAATTATTCTTCAACGCAAGTCAACCAACTCGATTTCAATCTTATCGATTCGCAACACCTCATCGTTTTAAATGAGTTAGACGATATCCCCCTATCGCTTTCGGTTGCTTTACAGCAATTCGCCAAACAAGATGGAGCCATCGTTATTATTCCTTCAAAAAATATCAACACAGAATCTTACAATCAATTTTTAGCCAATTACAACAACCGTTTTTCAGAATTAAATCCAACCGAAAAACGTGTAACCACCATAAATTATGGCCATCCGCTGTTTAAAAACGGGGTTTTTGAAAAACAAGTAAAAAACTTTCAATACCCAAGTGTTAACAGTTTTTACAAACTTGCGTTAAACACTATGGCTCCTGTTCTTCAATTTGAGGATGGAGCGCCTTTTCTTGTCCAAAGCCAAAATGTTTATGTATTCACTTCGGCGCTAAATCAAGAAAATTCAAGTTTTCAGAACTCACAGCTTATTGTACCCACACTTTACAACATCGGTAGGCAGAGCCATAAAACACCAGAATTGTACTATACCATTGGAAACGAAAATACTTTTGATATTGAAACGCAAATGCAACAAGACGCTGTTTTATCATTGATTAAAGACGAAGTAAATATTATTCCGAAACAGCAATATTTTAATAACAAAGTAGTTGTTTACACTTCTGAAACACCAGATATTTCGGGAATATACGCTGTTAAAAATAAAAACAAAACCGTAAAAAACCTAAGCTATAACTACAACAGGGACGAAAGTAATTTAAACTACAAAGATTTATCGGCTTTAAAAAATGTAACGGTTAGCAATTCTTTTACCAAAACTTTCGATGCTTTAAAAAGTGACTCGAAAGTTAATGCGCTATGGAAATGGTTTGTTATTTTTGCACTAGCGTTACTGCTAATAGAAATGCTCATCTTAAAATTCTTTAAATGA
- a CDS encoding glycosyltransferase, with translation MQKPLVSILVPFKNTDKFLEACIQSVTDQTYDHWELLMVDDHSTDNSYQTVNAFAENDARIKLFENTGNGIIDALQLAFSKSEGDFITRMDSDDIMMPNKIETLSKNLLQYGKNHVAVGLVKYFAEGGVKPGYKSYEDWLNRLTKSGSNYDEIYKECVIPSPCWMVYREDLLACDAFNPHIYPEDYDLTFRFYKNGFKCIPCNEILHQWRDYSTRTSRTHVHYAQNHFTSLKINHFLDIDYNPQKVLVVWGAGAKGKIVAKTLVDSNIDFEWICDNPKKIGKDIYGKTMQPFETLSGIKNSQSIITVANKQAQKEIRAYLNALQLNPVEDYVFFC, from the coding sequence ATGCAAAAACCCTTGGTAAGTATTTTAGTTCCGTTTAAGAACACGGATAAATTTTTGGAAGCATGCATCCAATCAGTAACCGACCAAACCTATGACCATTGGGAATTGTTAATGGTTGACGACCACTCTACCGACAACAGTTACCAAACAGTTAACGCTTTCGCGGAAAACGACGCACGGATTAAACTTTTTGAAAACACGGGAAATGGCATTATCGATGCCCTTCAATTAGCATTTTCTAAAAGTGAGGGCGACTTTATTACCCGAATGGATAGCGACGATATCATGATGCCCAATAAAATCGAAACACTTTCTAAAAACCTACTTCAGTACGGCAAAAACCATGTCGCCGTGGGCTTGGTTAAATATTTTGCAGAAGGTGGCGTAAAACCGGGATACAAAAGCTACGAAGATTGGCTAAACAGGCTCACCAAATCAGGCAGTAATTACGATGAGATTTATAAAGAGTGTGTTATACCATCGCCATGTTGGATGGTTTATCGCGAAGATTTATTAGCCTGCGATGCGTTTAACCCACATATTTACCCCGAGGATTACGATTTAACGTTTCGGTTTTACAAAAACGGTTTTAAATGCATTCCGTGTAACGAAATATTGCACCAATGGCGCGATTATAGCACCCGAACTTCTAGAACGCACGTACATTATGCCCAAAATCATTTTACATCGTTAAAGATCAATCATTTTTTAGATATCGATTACAACCCACAAAAGGTATTGGTAGTTTGGGGCGCTGGCGCAAAGGGTAAAATTGTAGCAAAAACTTTAGTTGATAGCAACATTGACTTTGAATGGATTTGCGACAACCCTAAAAAAATCGGGAAAGATATTTACGGAAAAACCATGCAACCCTTTGAAACATTATCGGGCATAAAAAACTCGCAAAGCATTATTACAGTAGCCAACAAACAAGCGCAAAAAGAAATTCGGGCCTATTTAAATGCCTTACAACTTAATCCTGTTGAAGATTATGTTTTCTTTTGTTAG
- a CDS encoding peptidase M61 produces the protein MNSKTIMALMAGVLLASCGSANKTGNDLATNLPIEATIDLSKINNDKAPVTINPGRFTQKVVTYRLPRVIQGTYSVSDFGKYVDGFKAYDYSGNEMEVAKIDANSWTIANAKKLDKVTYFVNDTYDIEEEGGIGKDQPFSPAGTNIEPKNYVLNLHGFVGYFDSLKSNQYKLNVTADADFVRTSALQNIDSKTSTDGQWITTSYLAPRYFDITDNPMMYGNLDVEEFQVGDIKIVLSVYSPNQKHTAASLKETVFKMMKAQKTYLGDINSTARYDIYLYLSDGADDSPKGFGALEHHTSTVVVLPESMDEDALADAMVDVVSHEFFHIVTPLSVHSEDVHYFDYNNPTFSKHLWMYEGVTEYFSTLFQIDQGLVDENKFYNEIYSKIQASKQLNDAMSFTIMSENVLKTPYKDQYLNVYQKGALIGMCIDILMREESNGQRGILSLMKELSNKYGKNKPFDDDTLIAEITEMTYPSIGEFLNTHVVGDLPINYNTFFKKVGLEIGTGKVETNYIVMDGAPIVSGDGKKGTIFFTEKVLKNSFWKEQGVQPNDIIKSIDGTEVTLQNANQVLQQVFLWKPGRDIEVKLERDGEEVLIKTTTTQAYTEGERLIENPDATEAQKALRKAWLKG, from the coding sequence ATGAATTCTAAGACTATTATGGCTTTAATGGCCGGTGTTTTGTTGGCTAGTTGTGGTTCTGCAAACAAAACAGGAAACGATTTGGCAACAAATTTGCCCATTGAAGCAACTATAGATTTATCAAAAATTAATAACGACAAAGCCCCTGTAACCATTAATCCAGGGCGGTTTACTCAAAAAGTGGTAACCTATAGGCTGCCAAGGGTTATTCAAGGTACCTATTCGGTGAGTGATTTTGGAAAATACGTAGATGGTTTTAAGGCTTATGATTACTCTGGCAATGAAATGGAAGTAGCTAAAATAGATGCTAATTCATGGACCATTGCAAATGCCAAAAAACTAGATAAGGTAACTTATTTTGTTAACGACACCTATGATATTGAAGAAGAAGGCGGTATTGGTAAAGATCAACCGTTTTCGCCGGCAGGAACCAATATTGAACCCAAAAACTATGTGTTGAACCTACATGGTTTTGTTGGGTATTTCGATTCGCTTAAAAGCAACCAGTACAAACTGAATGTCACTGCAGATGCCGATTTTGTTCGTACTTCGGCATTGCAAAATATAGACTCTAAAACCAGTACAGATGGCCAATGGATAACCACAAGCTATTTGGCGCCACGTTACTTTGATATTACCGATAACCCTATGATGTACGGTAATTTAGATGTTGAAGAGTTCCAAGTAGGCGATATAAAAATTGTATTGAGCGTGTATTCGCCAAACCAAAAACATACTGCGGCATCGTTAAAAGAAACCGTTTTTAAAATGATGAAAGCCCAAAAAACCTATTTGGGCGATATTAACTCAACCGCTCGATATGATATTTATTTGTATCTGTCTGATGGTGCCGACGATTCGCCTAAAGGGTTTGGCGCTTTAGAACACCATACATCAACAGTAGTGGTTTTACCAGAGTCTATGGATGAAGACGCCTTGGCCGATGCCATGGTAGATGTGGTGTCGCATGAGTTTTTCCATATCGTTACACCGTTAAGTGTGCATTCTGAAGATGTCCACTATTTTGATTACAACAACCCAACCTTTTCAAAACATCTTTGGATGTACGAAGGGGTAACCGAATACTTTTCAACCTTGTTTCAAATAGACCAAGGTTTGGTGGATGAAAATAAATTTTATAACGAAATTTATAGTAAAATTCAGGCCTCAAAACAATTAAACGATGCGATGAGTTTCACCATAATGAGTGAAAATGTGTTGAAAACCCCCTATAAAGACCAGTACTTAAACGTGTATCAAAAAGGAGCTTTAATTGGCATGTGCATCGATATTTTAATGCGAGAGGAAAGCAATGGGCAGCGAGGTATTTTATCCTTGATGAAAGAACTTTCAAATAAATACGGTAAAAATAAGCCTTTTGATGATGATACGTTGATAGCTGAAATTACTGAAATGACCTATCCGTCCATAGGCGAATTTTTAAATACACATGTGGTTGGTGATTTACCAATAAACTATAACACGTTTTTCAAAAAAGTTGGTTTGGAGATTGGAACGGGAAAAGTTGAAACTAATTATATTGTTATGGATGGTGCCCCCATTGTTAGTGGAGATGGAAAAAAAGGAACTATATTTTTTACTGAAAAAGTATTGAAAAATAGTTTTTGGAAGGAGCAGGGTGTACAACCGAATGATATCATCAAAAGCATTGATGGTACCGAAGTAACCTTACAGAACGCTAACCAGGTGTTGCAGCAAGTGTTTTTATGGAAACCCGGTAGAGATATTGAGGTAAAGCTTGAGCGCGATGGGGAAGAAGTACTTATAAAAACCACAACAACCCAAGCTTACACTGAAGGGGAAAGGTTGATTGAAAATCCAGATGCCACAGAAGCACAAAAGGCCTTGCGTAAAGCTTGGTTAAAAGGGTAG
- a CDS encoding methylamine utilization protein, whose protein sequence is MNFNYKKGAYAIIGLFSLLLSSCLQEQQSTYQSKQTSENKMLQEAFSRVLGLTITYLDSLSNSDIPKACEKYYRSARLHFKRAEPILAFVDSENYKFLNQPNILKVEEEDATDIKINNPTGFQVLEEELFVENPDFKSIKNHAQKTLQRLQLIKENLNFNYIKPYHVLWIVRDQIIRTALTGITGFDSPVLEQSLEEAQTTYSALKTYLDIYESSFNNSTLYKQWTQALEAANRDLNADFKDFDRYAFIKNHTHKNLELWNQTVTDWKVTFPFEKAIKNKATSLFSNQTFNINHFSGYNDSLTEEKVVLGKMLFFENDLSSSKSISCATCHIPEKGYTDGLTISKGVTRNSPTLLYAGLQQGFFYDNRSGSLEGQIVSVVKNKNEFHSDLDTFEKVLKDNPKYTEAFKTAFKDSIKQDHIRHAIASFIRSLTPFNSKFDRNINNLENTLSASEINGFNLFNGKAKCATCHFAPLFNGTVPTRFKESEMELIGIPKTTDTIHAEIDNDLGRYNLFKTKEKKYFFKTPTVRNIELTAPYMHNGVYKTLDEVLHFYNIGGAAGLGIEMENQTLPTDPLNLSEKEKQDIIAFLNALTDNSTNSELDY, encoded by the coding sequence ATGAATTTCAATTATAAAAAAGGGGCTTATGCTATCATAGGCCTCTTTTCATTGTTATTAAGTTCTTGTTTACAAGAGCAGCAATCAACATACCAAAGTAAGCAAACAAGTGAAAACAAAATGCTTCAAGAGGCTTTCTCTAGAGTGCTAGGGCTAACCATAACTTATTTGGACAGCCTATCAAATAGCGACATACCCAAAGCATGCGAAAAGTATTACCGAAGTGCGCGGTTACACTTTAAAAGGGCCGAGCCTATTTTGGCCTTTGTAGATTCAGAAAACTATAAGTTTTTAAATCAACCCAACATTTTGAAGGTGGAAGAAGAGGATGCCACCGATATAAAAATTAATAACCCAACTGGTTTTCAGGTTTTGGAAGAAGAACTTTTTGTTGAAAACCCAGATTTTAAGAGCATTAAAAACCATGCGCAAAAAACATTACAGCGGCTTCAACTAATAAAAGAAAACCTCAATTTTAATTATATAAAACCATACCATGTGCTTTGGATAGTTAGGGACCAAATTATACGAACGGCTTTAACAGGCATTACAGGTTTTGACTCTCCCGTATTGGAACAGTCGCTAGAAGAAGCCCAAACCACATATTCGGCATTAAAAACCTATTTGGATATTTATGAATCTTCTTTTAATAACAGTACGCTTTACAAGCAGTGGACACAAGCCCTTGAAGCTGCCAACCGCGATTTAAATGCCGATTTTAAGGATTTTGACCGCTATGCCTTTATAAAAAACCATACGCATAAAAACCTTGAGCTTTGGAACCAAACGGTTACCGATTGGAAAGTTACATTTCCTTTTGAAAAAGCGATTAAGAACAAGGCCACTTCACTATTTTCAAACCAAACGTTTAACATAAACCATTTTTCTGGTTACAACGATAGTTTAACAGAAGAAAAAGTGGTTTTGGGAAAAATGTTATTTTTTGAAAATGATTTATCTTCCTCAAAATCCATAAGCTGTGCCACGTGCCACATCCCCGAAAAGGGATACACCGATGGTTTAACAATCTCAAAAGGTGTAACCCGTAACAGCCCGACATTGCTGTATGCTGGTTTACAACAAGGTTTTTTCTACGACAATCGCTCTGGCAGCTTAGAAGGACAAATTGTTTCGGTTGTTAAAAACAAAAATGAATTCCATAGCGATTTAGACACTTTCGAAAAAGTATTAAAAGACAACCCTAAATACACAGAGGCTTTTAAAACCGCTTTTAAGGATTCCATAAAGCAAGATCACATTAGGCATGCCATTGCCAGTTTTATAAGAAGTTTAACGCCTTTTAATTCGAAATTCGACCGAAACATCAACAACCTAGAAAACACATTATCGGCATCTGAAATTAATGGCTTTAACCTGTTTAATGGTAAAGCGAAATGCGCCACTTGTCATTTTGCACCGCTATTTAACGGCACCGTACCTACACGTTTTAAAGAATCGGAAATGGAGCTTATTGGTATTCCAAAAACTACAGATACCATTCATGCTGAAATTGATAACGATTTAGGGCGCTACAATTTGTTTAAAACCAAAGAAAAAAAGTATTTCTTTAAAACTCCAACTGTTAGAAATATTGAACTCACAGCACCTTATATGCACAATGGTGTTTATAAAACGCTTGATGAAGTATTACATTTTTACAATATTGGAGGCGCTGCGGGCTTGGGCATAGAAATGGAGAACCAAACCTTGCCAACTGACCCGTTAAACCTATCGGAAAAAGAAAAACAAGATATTATCGCATTTTTAAATGCGCTTACTGATAATTCTACGAATTCAGAATTAGATTATTAA
- a CDS encoding PhoX family protein, whose product MKKSILLSFFACAALTSCDMKDFVEHGNNKGKKTIVLKNRSVTPNLLDLKPGFKNLHVTTLLSSEDELPITPNFVYGSMADGAGLLKNNDGTFTLINNIEADYSVARITLDETFKPVAGEYILNAEATARTAQCSGSMITPEEHGFGPLYLSGGEWGGTSKAVFVTDPYKDGADASIAETLPALGQWSVENAVAMHKNAFPGKTVVLVGDDTSDNEIPSGQLAMYVGNQGDLHGGNLYGLKVLTEGINYEMDMQEGVTYDIAFEEYNERTLDELEAESRAKGIMGFSRVEDIDWRRGSAENNREFFFAVTGRKKDALLGKGTFYGRIYHVILDKNNPLNGTITCVLDGDILDGKAKAFHSPDNIVVTENYVYIQEDPNGYPDTPEKSHFAQLYQYNITSKNLKTVLECNQEYAESLGYGTTSRNWEITGMIDISETIDVDRTFLLITQNHGWENPLFTDPLANPNTDRNEGSMLYVIKGLNR is encoded by the coding sequence ATGAAAAAATCAATTTTACTAAGCTTTTTTGCATGTGCTGCTTTGACGTCTTGCGATATGAAAGACTTTGTTGAGCATGGGAACAACAAGGGCAAAAAAACTATTGTATTAAAAAATCGCTCGGTTACTCCTAACCTACTTGATTTAAAGCCAGGGTTTAAAAACTTACACGTAACCACACTATTGTCTTCAGAAGACGAATTGCCTATTACACCTAACTTTGTTTATGGCAGTATGGCTGACGGTGCTGGACTTTTAAAAAATAACGACGGCACTTTTACTTTAATAAACAATATTGAAGCTGATTACTCTGTAGCTAGAATCACTTTAGACGAAACTTTCAAGCCCGTTGCTGGAGAATATATATTAAATGCAGAAGCTACAGCTCGTACCGCCCAATGCTCTGGTTCCATGATAACCCCAGAAGAGCATGGCTTTGGTCCATTATACCTTTCTGGAGGTGAATGGGGCGGTACTTCTAAAGCGGTTTTTGTAACAGACCCATATAAAGATGGCGCCGATGCCTCAATTGCTGAAACCCTTCCAGCTTTAGGACAATGGTCGGTTGAAAATGCCGTGGCGATGCATAAAAATGCATTCCCAGGAAAAACCGTTGTGCTTGTTGGTGACGATACTAGCGATAACGAAATACCTTCTGGCCAATTAGCTATGTACGTTGGCAACCAAGGTGACTTGCACGGTGGAAACCTTTACGGTTTAAAAGTTTTAACCGAGGGGATTAACTATGAAATGGATATGCAGGAAGGTGTTACTTACGATATTGCATTTGAAGAATACAACGAAAGAACTTTAGACGAGCTTGAAGCTGAATCTAGAGCAAAAGGCATTATGGGCTTCTCGAGAGTTGAGGATATCGACTGGAGACGAGGGTCTGCAGAAAACAACAGAGAATTCTTTTTTGCCGTTACTGGTAGAAAGAAGGATGCTTTGTTAGGAAAAGGCACATTTTACGGAAGAATTTACCATGTTATTTTAGATAAAAACAATCCACTTAACGGCACAATAACTTGTGTATTGGATGGCGACATTTTAGATGGAAAAGCTAAGGCATTCCACAGTCCAGACAACATTGTTGTAACCGAAAACTATGTGTATATCCAAGAAGATCCAAACGGATATCCCGATACTCCAGAAAAGAGTCACTTCGCCCAATTGTACCAGTACAACATTACATCTAAAAACCTTAAAACCGTTTTAGAGTGTAACCAAGAATACGCTGAATCATTGGGCTATGGCACAACTTCTAGAAACTGGGAAATTACTGGCATGATCGATATTTCTGAAACGATTGATGTAGACCGTACCTTCTTGTTAATTACCCAAAACCACGGTTGGGAAAACCCATTATTTACCGACCCTTTAGCAAACCCTAATACAGACAGAAACGAAGGCAGCATGCTTTATGTTATAAAAGGTTTAAACCGATAA
- a CDS encoding TIGR02757 family protein, whose translation MNNTALKLNPSELKEFLDAKVETYNNPDFIESDPIQIPHQFSKKEDIEIAGFLTATIAWGNRKSIINNAKKLMVLLDHAPHDFVINHQDTDLEQLLPFVHRTFNGVDCIQFITSLNHIYKHHQGLEQVFAKHAEADSLQHAISKFKSVFFEIDHLKRTQKHVSDPLKNSAAKRINMFLRWMVRPNNTGVDFGIWKTLSPNQLSCPLDVHSGNVARKLGLLQRKQNDTKALLELDTALRILDSNDPAKYDFALFGLGVFEKF comes from the coding sequence ATGAATAATACTGCTTTGAAGCTAAATCCATCCGAATTAAAAGAATTCCTTGATGCTAAAGTTGAAACTTACAACAACCCGGATTTTATTGAAAGCGACCCGATTCAAATTCCACATCAGTTTTCAAAAAAAGAGGACATCGAAATAGCTGGTTTTTTAACGGCTACCATTGCTTGGGGTAATCGAAAAAGTATTATCAATAACGCGAAAAAACTCATGGTTTTGTTGGATCATGCCCCGCATGATTTTGTAATAAATCACCAAGATACCGATTTAGAACAACTGTTGCCCTTTGTACACCGCACGTTTAACGGTGTCGATTGCATTCAGTTTATAACCTCTTTAAATCATATTTATAAGCACCACCAAGGCTTAGAGCAGGTATTTGCCAAACACGCCGAAGCAGATTCGCTTCAACACGCTATTTCAAAATTTAAATCTGTTTTTTTTGAAATAGACCATTTAAAGCGAACGCAAAAACACGTAAGCGATCCATTAAAAAATTCGGCAGCCAAACGCATTAATATGTTTTTAAGGTGGATGGTACGCCCAAACAATACTGGCGTAGATTTTGGCATTTGGAAAACCTTATCGCCCAACCAACTTTCCTGTCCTCTGGATGTCCACTCGGGTAATGTAGCTAGAAAACTAGGCTTACTGCAAAGAAAACAAAATGACACCAAAGCTTTATTGGAATTGGATACAGCACTAAGAATCTTAGACTCCAATGACCCAGCAAAGTACGACTTCGCCCTTTTTGGTTTGGGAGTTTTTGAAAAGTTTTAA
- a CDS encoding ABC transporter ATP-binding protein, which produces MIQAKNIHKYYGDLHVLKGVDLHIEKGEIVSVVGASGAGKTTLLQILGTLDKASSKASFKLDINGTDVSALKDKALAKFRNEHIGFIFQFHQLLPEFTALENVCLPAFIKGTNKTNAEKRAKELLDFLGLSQRYDHKPGQLSGGEQQRVAVARALINNPDLIFADEPSGNLDSESAENLHNLFFKLRDEFGQTFVIVTHNEELADMADRKLTMVDGKIITDQPSK; this is translated from the coding sequence ATGATTCAAGCAAAAAACATTCATAAATATTACGGTGATTTACACGTTTTAAAGGGTGTTGACCTCCATATTGAAAAAGGGGAAATCGTTTCGGTTGTAGGCGCCTCTGGTGCCGGAAAAACAACACTTTTACAAATTCTGGGCACGTTAGACAAAGCCTCGTCTAAAGCATCTTTCAAGCTGGACATTAACGGAACCGATGTTAGCGCTTTAAAGGATAAAGCCTTGGCTAAGTTTAGAAATGAACATATTGGTTTTATTTTTCAGTTCCATCAATTGCTACCCGAATTTACAGCATTGGAGAATGTTTGTTTACCTGCTTTTATAAAAGGCACTAACAAAACAAATGCCGAAAAGCGCGCTAAAGAGTTGTTGGATTTTTTAGGGTTATCGCAGCGATACGACCATAAACCTGGTCAGCTTTCTGGTGGTGAACAGCAACGTGTAGCTGTTGCCAGAGCTTTAATAAACAATCCTGATTTAATTTTTGCCGATGAACCTTCAGGGAATTTAGATAGTGAAAGCGCCGAAAACCTACACAACCTCTTTTTTAAACTGCGTGACGAGTTTGGACAAACCTTTGTTATTGTGACCCATAACGAAGAGCTTGCCGACATGGCCGATAGAAAACTCACTATGGTTGATGGCAAAATTATTACTGACCAGCCTTCAAAATAA
- the folE gene encoding GTP cyclohydrolase I FolE, producing MPYKSFEEYNLKVTDDVKARYEHIISDLGENPSREGLLKTPERAAKAMQFLTQGYHQDPVEILKEAMFEETYDEMVIVKDIELYSLCEHHILPFFGKAHIAYIPNGQIVGLSKLPRVVDVFARRLQVQERLTEQILDCINDTLKPQGVAVVIEASHMCMMMRGVQKQNSVTTTSGFRGQFEKSETRNEFLKLIGK from the coding sequence ATGCCGTATAAGAGTTTTGAAGAATATAATTTAAAAGTTACCGACGACGTTAAGGCGAGATATGAACATATAATAAGCGATTTGGGAGAAAACCCTAGTCGCGAGGGCTTACTAAAAACCCCTGAGCGTGCCGCCAAGGCGATGCAGTTTTTAACCCAAGGGTATCATCAAGATCCAGTTGAAATATTAAAGGAAGCCATGTTTGAAGAGACTTACGACGAAATGGTCATTGTTAAGGATATAGAGTTGTATTCGCTCTGCGAGCACCATATTTTGCCATTTTTTGGAAAGGCTCACATCGCTTATATACCCAACGGACAAATTGTTGGGTTGAGCAAGTTGCCTCGTGTCGTTGACGTTTTTGCACGGCGATTACAGGTTCAGGAGCGTTTAACCGAACAGATTTTAGATTGTATAAACGACACCTTAAAACCTCAAGGCGTGGCGGTCGTTATTGAGGCATCGCACATGTGTATGATGATGCGTGGCGTTCAAAAGCAAAACTCGGTAACCACCACTTCGGGCTTTAGGGGACAGTTTGAAAAAAGTGAAACCAGAAATGAATTTTTAAAGCTCATCGGGAAGTAA